In Deltaproteobacteria bacterium, the genomic stretch TTCCGGTACAGTAGAGATAAAAACGCCACGTCAATGTCGGCGCGCCATTGAGGAGGATCAAGACGAGAACCAGCGAGGTCGAAAACGGCAGGTTGAAGGAAAACCGCGCCCAGCTATTGAGCGTCGGTGAAATTTTGCCCGTCAGGCTGCGCGACAAGGCATTGCGCACAGTCTGCACGCATCCGGCAATAACCGCGAGAAGGACCCACATGGGAATCAGTCGTTCAGTCTAGCAGTCTCTCCGTCACTCAGTCTGTCGGACTCAGAAACTGAATGACTGAAAGACCGAGCGACTGTCAACTATGCGTCCTGCACTTTCTTGGGGAAGTTGCGGAGGATCTTGAGAACGGTTTGCGGATCAGGTCCGGGGGCGACAACATACAAGCCTGTCACTCCCATGTCGCGATAGGCACGGATATCGGCAGCGGAGAGCCGCCGCGAATCGACCATCGAAGTAATCTCCAGCTGGGAAAAATCTCGCCCGGCTTTCGCCATGAGCGTGCGCAGCTCATCGAACTTGGGCTTAATATCCTCCAGCTCGACCGGCCCGATATGCCAACCGTCACCGAATTCTGCCACCCGTTTCAACGCTGGGGTCGATTCCCCGCCGACCCAAATTGGCGGATGCGGCTTCTGGAGCGGCTTGGGCGCGAAATGAAGATCTTTCTCAATCTGGACAAACTGGCCACTGAAACGCGGCGCATCTTTCGTCCACACTTCCTTCATCACGGCAATGTATTCGCACGTACGCGACGCCCGCTCCTTAAACGGCACGCCCAGTAAGCGAAACTCTTCTTCCATCCACCCGACGCCGGCGCCGAAGATCATCCGACCGCCAGAGATCACGTCCAGCGTCGCCACCACCCGCGCCATTTCGAGCGGATGGCGATACGGGACGATCGTCACGCTCGTCCCCAGGCGCACCGTCTTCGTCACCGGGACCAGCAAAGCCAGCACGGTAAAAGCATCCAGCCAATCGCTGGTGGTAAACACCACATAGGGATCGGCTCCTAAGGCTTGTGAAAACTTCGTATAGGGATACTCGGAAGCGATTTCTTTGGGGATGGTGATGTGATCCCCGGTCAGCATTCCATCGTAGCCAAGTTCCTCGGCCAGTTCGCCAATCTGTTTAGCGCCGTCAACCGTACGCAGCGCCGCTGCGCCGCCAAGATGCACTCCATAACGCATACAACCTCCTCAAGAGAAAAAGCAAAGTCGCAGCCGGGCATCATACGGTACGTCGGACCATGCAGCGAGGGTACCCGAGATACTCCGCCTCCTACTTTTTTCATTCATCATGCATCGTTCGGCATTCGGCATTTAGAGAGGGATGACGGTACAGGCGAGAAAGGGTAGGGTACGCAGCCAGCAGACGGCTAGGGGAGCAAGATGAAAATCCGTGAGATTATCTGGCTACCGCAGATCGTTGAAAAGCTTGAACGGAAACATCATGTTCTGCCCTACGAAGTTCGCGAGTTGTTGAACAATCGTCCCAGAATCTTTTTTCGCGAAACCGGACATGTGGAGGGAGAACACCTGCTACGAAGCGTTGGGACGAACAGAGGCTGGTCGCTATTTGGCCGTCTTCTTCATTCGGAAGCCTGCCGATAAAGCATTAATCATCTCGGCACGAGAAATGACGGCAACGGAACGTAGACGTTATGG encodes the following:
- a CDS encoding TIGR03619 family F420-dependent LLM class oxidoreductase, which produces MRYGVHLGGAAALRTVDGAKQIGELAEELGYDGMLTGDHITIPKEIASEYPYTKFSQALGADPYVVFTTSDWLDAFTVLALLVPVTKTVRLGTSVTIVPYRHPLEMARVVATLDVISGGRMIFGAGVGWMEEEFRLLGVPFKERASRTCEYIAVMKEVWTKDAPRFSGQFVQIEKDLHFAPKPLQKPHPPIWVGGESTPALKRVAEFGDGWHIGPVELEDIKPKFDELRTLMAKAGRDFSQLEITSMVDSRRLSAADIRAYRDMGVTGLYVVAPGPDPQTVLKILRNFPKKVQDA